In one window of uncultured Acetobacteroides sp. DNA:
- a CDS encoding S9 family peptidase: MKLLSTTLCLMMASTALMGQEKPAVIGPKDVTLASDRLTPEVLWSLGRLGEYAVSPDGKRIAYTVSYYDVAQNKGNAEIYLMDIDGKNQRRLTYTPQGENSLSWRANGARLAFLRGGRLWEMDVNTTKEEAVTDEATDISGYSFSPKGDKILFAIETKVDKTTQEVYPDLPKTDAMIYDQLMYRHWDTWEDGLYSHIYLADYANGRASNLKDIMPGERWDSPLKPFGGMEEVAWNADGSAIAYTCVKKVGKERTLTTNSDIYLYSLASGTTTNLTEGMMGYDKSPCFSPDGKKVAWLSMERDGFEADQNRIMVMDLASGKKANLFANWTYSADNLQWDKASKAIYFTAYVQATSQVHKLDVEKETITAITSGDYDYHSCALANGAVITDRTQLVAPADLYSISLKSGAVTQLTSINKGILDQLVMPTFEKRWINTTDGKKMLTWVVLPPKFDAKKSYPGILYCQGGPQSPVSQGFSYRWNFALMASQGYVVILPNRRGTTGMGQEWTNQISKDHGGQEMRDLFAAVDSVKKETWLDDARIGCVGPSYGGYTVYWMAGNHNKRFKAFIAHCGVFNSEMEYITTDELFFDTWEMGGPSWEVNNAVAQKSYAQSPHRFVQNWDTPMLIFEGGRDFRIPYTQGMAAFNAAQLKNIPSKFVFLPSENHWVLKPQNGILWQREFYGWLDKWLK, encoded by the coding sequence ATGAAGCTTCTTAGCACAACCCTCTGCCTGATGATGGCCTCCACCGCCCTAATGGGCCAGGAGAAGCCTGCCGTAATTGGGCCTAAGGATGTAACGCTTGCCAGCGATCGGCTTACCCCCGAGGTGCTCTGGTCGTTGGGCCGCTTGGGCGAGTACGCGGTATCGCCCGATGGAAAAAGGATTGCCTACACCGTATCGTACTACGATGTGGCGCAGAACAAGGGCAACGCCGAGATCTACCTGATGGATATCGACGGAAAGAACCAGCGTAGGCTTACCTACACCCCACAGGGCGAAAACAGCCTCTCGTGGAGGGCCAATGGCGCTAGGCTGGCCTTCCTTCGTGGCGGCAGGCTTTGGGAGATGGACGTCAATACCACCAAGGAGGAGGCTGTAACCGACGAGGCAACCGATATCTCGGGGTACAGCTTTTCGCCAAAGGGGGATAAAATCCTCTTCGCCATCGAAACGAAGGTGGATAAAACAACGCAGGAGGTTTACCCCGATCTTCCTAAAACCGATGCAATGATCTACGACCAGCTGATGTACCGCCACTGGGATACCTGGGAGGATGGCCTCTACAGCCACATCTACCTGGCCGACTACGCCAACGGCCGCGCCTCGAACCTAAAGGATATCATGCCCGGCGAGCGTTGGGATAGCCCCCTTAAGCCCTTTGGGGGCATGGAGGAGGTGGCCTGGAATGCCGATGGATCGGCCATTGCCTACACCTGCGTGAAGAAGGTGGGCAAGGAGCGTACGCTTACCACCAACTCCGACATATACCTGTACAGCCTAGCCAGCGGCACCACCACCAACCTTACTGAGGGGATGATGGGCTACGACAAGAGCCCCTGCTTCTCGCCCGATGGTAAAAAGGTGGCCTGGCTGAGCATGGAGCGCGATGGTTTCGAGGCCGACCAAAACCGCATTATGGTGATGGATTTGGCTTCGGGCAAGAAGGCCAACCTGTTTGCCAATTGGACTTACAGCGCCGACAACCTACAGTGGGATAAGGCCTCGAAGGCGATCTACTTTACCGCATATGTTCAGGCCACCTCGCAGGTGCACAAACTCGATGTGGAGAAGGAAACCATCACCGCTATAACCTCGGGCGACTACGACTACCACAGCTGTGCGCTTGCCAACGGCGCGGTTATTACCGATCGTACCCAGCTGGTTGCTCCTGCCGATCTTTACTCTATAAGCTTAAAGAGTGGTGCTGTTACCCAGCTTACCTCTATTAATAAAGGTATCCTCGATCAGCTGGTGATGCCGACCTTCGAGAAGCGCTGGATCAACACCACCGATGGCAAGAAGATGCTCACCTGGGTGGTGCTACCTCCTAAGTTCGACGCCAAGAAGTCGTACCCCGGTATCCTCTACTGCCAAGGTGGGCCACAGTCGCCCGTTAGCCAAGGCTTCAGCTATCGCTGGAACTTTGCCCTGATGGCTTCGCAGGGTTACGTGGTAATCCTACCTAACCGTCGCGGTACTACAGGCATGGGGCAGGAGTGGACTAACCAAATCAGCAAGGATCATGGCGGGCAGGAGATGCGCGACCTCTTTGCGGCTGTCGACTCGGTTAAGAAGGAGACTTGGCTCGATGATGCGCGCATTGGCTGTGTTGGCCCTAGCTATGGTGGATACACCGTTTACTGGATGGCTGGCAACCACAACAAGCGCTTTAAGGCCTTTATTGCGCACTGCGGCGTGTTCAACTCCGAGATGGAGTACATCACCACCGACGAACTGTTCTTCGATACCTGGGAGATGGGCGGCCCATCGTGGGAGGTTAACAACGCTGTTGCGCAGAAGAGCTACGCCCAGTCGCCCCACCGCTTTGTGCAGAACTGGGATACCCCAATGCTCATCTTCGAGGGTGGCCGCGACTTCCGCATTCCCTACACCCAGGGAATGGCTGCCT
- a CDS encoding tetratricopeptide repeat protein, whose product MRYSSFAVLLLATVALTLSTSGKGQSSSPAEGYRCHIYKCYVEGSMGGWLSSLKAMENTYAKEKSDELLLEIVRTYYGYIAYALNQERKAEADSMLDRAFAYLDSYRHRHPNDAEATAIYSSLLGFRLAVHPTQALTLGLQSQHLIAKAMKQAPNNPWVMYEQANALLYTPAFFGGAPQQALRLYLRAIALLEKQGGNGCSWNYLNAYINLAYCQIKLKQYAAAQQTYSQLLAIAPTFKWVRQVLVPKLQQKMRNKR is encoded by the coding sequence ATGAGATACAGCTCCTTTGCAGTACTGCTGCTCGCCACCGTAGCGCTAACGCTATCGACCTCCGGGAAAGGCCAATCGTCTAGCCCAGCTGAGGGATACCGCTGCCACATCTACAAGTGCTACGTGGAGGGCTCCATGGGCGGGTGGCTTAGCAGCCTAAAGGCCATGGAGAACACCTATGCAAAAGAGAAGAGCGACGAGCTGCTGCTCGAAATCGTCCGCACCTACTACGGCTACATCGCCTACGCGCTTAACCAGGAGCGTAAGGCCGAGGCGGACTCGATGCTCGATAGGGCATTCGCCTACCTCGACAGCTACCGCCACCGCCACCCCAACGATGCCGAGGCCACGGCCATCTACTCCTCCCTGTTGGGCTTTCGGCTGGCCGTTCACCCCACCCAGGCACTTACGCTTGGCCTCCAGAGCCAGCATCTTATTGCAAAAGCCATGAAGCAGGCCCCCAATAACCCTTGGGTGATGTACGAGCAGGCCAACGCGCTGCTCTACACCCCAGCATTCTTTGGCGGCGCTCCCCAACAGGCCCTCAGGCTCTACCTCCGCGCCATCGCCCTGCTCGAGAAGCAGGGGGGCAACGGCTGCTCGTGGAACTACCTAAACGCCTACATCAACCTAGCCTACTGCCAGATTAAGCTAAAGCAGTACGCCGCCGCCCAGCAGACCTACAGCCAGCTGCTAGCCATCGCCCCTACCTTTAAATGGGTACGGCAGGTGCTGGTGCCCAAGCTTCAGCAGAAGATGAGGAACAAGCGGTAA
- a CDS encoding sodium:proton antiporter → MTHSIFHPLDGATLSTIWALPFLGIILSIALLPLFAPNFWSKHYGKVSLFWALLVIVGVGALKGVGISLHTVAQVMFEQFLPFIFLLLALYTITGGIKIRGSLKGTPKFNTLMLALGGLLSSWLGTTGAAVLFIRPLLKANQHRHNKVHTIIFFIFIVGNIGGTLTPVGNPPLLMGYISKIPFFWTLTNMFLPTLLTTGILLALYYCIDLYYFKKQKSHMHDADFVHMGIEGALNLVLLLFAIAAVVISSQDLGIAFTLFGVEVNNAVVIELAMLALLAWVSMKVTATEIREYNNFTWHPILEVGKLFAGIFITMAPLIAILRAGETGAMGGLIGSLTHADGTPANGFFYWASGMLSAFLDSAPAYLVFFNIAAAPAESFNILSQTYMIENIPQTLIAITMGASFMGALSYIGNAPNMMIKAIAEENGVKMPSFFGYMLWSFGILIPIFLLMQWIFL, encoded by the coding sequence ATGACGCATAGCATCTTCCATCCGTTGGATGGAGCAACCCTTTCCACCATTTGGGCACTTCCCTTTTTGGGGATCATTCTTTCGATAGCCCTACTCCCACTGTTTGCACCCAACTTCTGGTCGAAGCACTACGGTAAAGTGTCGCTGTTCTGGGCGCTTCTGGTTATTGTGGGCGTTGGGGCGCTAAAGGGTGTCGGCATTTCGCTGCACACCGTTGCCCAGGTGATGTTCGAGCAGTTCCTGCCCTTCATCTTTCTTCTCCTAGCCCTCTATACCATTACCGGGGGGATAAAGATTCGGGGATCGCTAAAGGGCACGCCCAAATTCAACACCCTAATGCTGGCCCTAGGCGGGCTGCTTTCGAGCTGGCTGGGAACTACCGGAGCGGCGGTGCTCTTCATCCGCCCGCTGCTTAAGGCCAACCAGCATCGCCACAACAAGGTTCACACCATCATCTTCTTCATCTTTATTGTGGGCAACATTGGGGGAACGCTTACCCCGGTAGGGAATCCGCCCCTGCTGATGGGGTACATCAGCAAGATCCCGTTCTTTTGGACGCTCACCAACATGTTCCTGCCAACCCTGCTCACCACCGGCATACTGCTTGCGCTATACTACTGCATCGACCTTTACTACTTCAAAAAGCAGAAGAGCCACATGCACGATGCCGACTTCGTGCACATGGGCATCGAAGGAGCCTTGAACCTCGTGCTGCTCCTGTTTGCCATTGCGGCTGTGGTGATATCGAGCCAAGATTTAGGCATCGCATTTACGCTCTTCGGGGTAGAGGTTAACAACGCCGTGGTTATCGAATTGGCGATGCTAGCCCTCCTCGCCTGGGTATCCATGAAGGTTACCGCTACGGAAATACGCGAGTACAACAACTTTACCTGGCACCCAATTCTCGAAGTGGGGAAGCTATTTGCCGGGATTTTTATAACCATGGCTCCGCTTATTGCCATCCTACGTGCCGGAGAAACGGGCGCCATGGGGGGACTCATTGGCAGCCTTACCCATGCCGACGGCACGCCTGCCAACGGCTTCTTCTACTGGGCTTCGGGCATGCTGTCGGCGTTCCTGGATAGCGCTCCAGCCTACCTCGTATTCTTCAACATTGCGGCGGCGCCTGCCGAGAGCTTCAACATTCTCTCGCAAACCTATATGATTGAGAATATACCTCAAACCCTGATTGCCATTACCATGGGCGCATCGTTTATGGGTGCCCTCAGCTACATTGGAAACGCGCCCAACATGATGATTAAAGCCATTGCCGAGGAGAACGGCGTAAAGATGCCCTCGTTCTTCGGGTACATGCTCTGGTCGTTTGGCATTCTGATTCCGATCTTCCTCCTAATGCAGTGGATATTCCTGTAG